In Arsenicicoccus sp. oral taxon 190, the following are encoded in one genomic region:
- a CDS encoding Na(+)/H(+) antiporter subunit C, whose protein sequence is MTVNLTLALLAGVLFGSGVVLLMARSLVRALLGVLLMSNGVNVVFLVASGAPGRAPIVSKESAASVTIGAGGISDPLPQAMVLTAIVITLAVTAYCLALAHRAWQLSSSDNVEDDPEDTRIGQLAETNAVPDTDYQDTSDPHALADAVTDEEAHR, encoded by the coding sequence ATGACCGTCAACCTCACCCTCGCCCTGCTCGCGGGCGTGCTCTTCGGCTCCGGCGTCGTGCTGCTGATGGCCCGCAGCCTGGTCCGGGCGCTGCTCGGCGTGCTGCTCATGAGCAACGGCGTCAACGTCGTCTTCCTCGTGGCGTCGGGAGCACCCGGTCGGGCCCCGATCGTCTCCAAGGAGTCCGCGGCCTCGGTCACCATCGGCGCCGGCGGCATCTCCGACCCGCTCCCGCAGGCGATGGTCCTGACGGCGATCGTCATCACGCTGGCGGTGACGGCATACTGCCTGGCCCTGGCCCACCGGGCCTGGCAGCTGTCGTCCAGCGACAACGTCGAGGACGACCCCGAGGACACCAGGATCGGGCAGCTGGCCGAGACCAACGCCGTGCCAGACACCGACTACCAGGACACCAGCGACCCGCACGCCCTGGCCGACGCCGTGACCGACGAAGAGGCACACCGATGA
- a CDS encoding Na+/H+ antiporter subunit D: MTPTDLVPLPVVLPLVGAGLTVVASGHRGTQRLISTVVLTTSVVAAALLLWAAHTRGTQVVRVGGWPPADGITLVVDRLSALMLLVSSVVTLAVMLCAIGQGRAADDTESDSERSLPIFHPTMLVLSAGVSTTFVSGDLFHLYVGFEMLLFASFVLLTLGGTAPRVRAGAHYVVVNLLSSLVFLVAIALVYAATGTVNLAELAGRLDALPSGQQGLLHGMLLLGFCIKAAVFPMSGWLPDSYPTAPASVTAVFAGLLTKVGVYAIIRTETLLFPDGRLDTVLMWAGLLTMLVGILGAVAQDDMKRLMSFTLVSHIGYLVFGIAVANRAGMSAAIFYAAHHITIQTALFLVTGLVESRAGSTSLSHLGGLGRLAPGLALLFFIPAMNLAGIPPLSGFLGKVGLIQAGVDAGTPLAFTLVAGSVVTSLLTLYAISRVWGRVFWRAPRAVSIGDGQDGEVVTGEAAARAIAARPLPLGAVVPTTALVAVTVAITLVAGPLYGITDAAAAQLADRAGYARDVLGGGHP; this comes from the coding sequence ATGACCCCCACCGACCTCGTGCCGCTGCCGGTGGTGCTGCCGCTGGTGGGCGCCGGGCTCACGGTGGTGGCCTCCGGGCACCGCGGCACCCAGCGGCTGATCAGCACCGTCGTGCTCACCACGTCGGTCGTGGCCGCGGCGCTGCTGCTGTGGGCGGCCCACACCCGGGGCACCCAGGTGGTCCGGGTCGGTGGCTGGCCCCCGGCCGACGGCATCACCCTCGTGGTCGACCGGCTGTCGGCGCTGATGCTGCTGGTCTCCTCGGTCGTCACGCTCGCGGTGATGCTCTGCGCGATCGGGCAGGGCCGGGCCGCCGACGACACCGAGAGCGACAGCGAGCGCTCGCTGCCGATCTTCCACCCGACGATGCTGGTCCTGTCGGCGGGCGTGTCCACGACCTTCGTCTCCGGCGACCTGTTCCACCTCTACGTGGGCTTCGAGATGCTCCTCTTCGCGAGCTTCGTCCTGCTCACCCTCGGCGGGACCGCCCCGCGGGTGCGGGCGGGCGCCCACTACGTCGTGGTCAACCTCCTCTCGTCCCTGGTCTTCCTGGTGGCGATCGCCCTGGTGTATGCCGCCACCGGCACCGTCAACCTCGCCGAGCTCGCCGGGCGGCTGGACGCCCTGCCGTCCGGCCAGCAGGGGCTGCTGCACGGCATGCTGCTGCTGGGCTTCTGCATCAAGGCCGCGGTCTTCCCGATGTCCGGCTGGCTGCCGGACTCCTACCCGACGGCCCCGGCGTCGGTCACGGCGGTCTTCGCGGGGTTGCTGACCAAGGTCGGCGTCTACGCGATCATCCGCACCGAGACCCTGCTCTTCCCCGACGGTCGCCTGGACACGGTCCTGATGTGGGCCGGCCTGCTCACGATGCTGGTGGGGATCCTGGGCGCGGTGGCGCAGGACGACATGAAGCGGCTGATGTCCTTCACCCTCGTGTCCCACATCGGCTACCTCGTCTTCGGCATCGCCGTGGCCAACCGGGCGGGCATGTCCGCGGCAATCTTCTACGCGGCGCACCACATCACCATCCAGACCGCGCTCTTCCTGGTCACCGGGCTGGTGGAGTCGAGGGCCGGGTCGACCTCGCTGAGCCACCTCGGAGGGCTGGGGCGGCTCGCCCCGGGCCTGGCGCTGCTGTTCTTCATCCCGGCCATGAACCTCGCCGGCATCCCGCCCTTGTCCGGCTTCCTCGGCAAGGTGGGGCTCATCCAGGCCGGCGTCGACGCGGGCACGCCGCTGGCGTTCACGCTGGTGGCCGGGTCGGTGGTCACCAGCCTGCTGACGCTCTACGCCATCAGCCGGGTGTGGGGCCGCGTCTTCTGGCGGGCGCCGCGCGCTGTGTCGATCGGCGACGGCCAGGACGGCGAGGTCGTCACCGGCGAGGCCGCGGCCCGCGCCATCGCCGCCCGGCCGCTGCCGCTCGGCGCGGTCGTCCCCACGACCGCCCTGGTGGCGGTGACCGTCGCGATCACGCTCGTGGCGGGCCCGCTCTACGGCATCACGGATGCCGCCGCCGCCCAGCTGGCCGACCGCGCCGGTTACGCCCGAGACGTGCTGGGAGGTGGTCACCCGTGA
- a CDS encoding Na+/H+ antiporter subunit E — translation MSGRMRLTPTVGLAVVWILLWGNVSWGNVVAGLAVAVVVQLLFPLPRVMSGVRVHPWGFLVLLGAFLRDLVVASVWVAWLAVRPRPISKGTVIEVQLTERDDLLRTAVAELTSLVPGTVVVDLEPEDGILVMHVLDRSDPADLQAERDRVGRLERRVRRALGREEVAR, via the coding sequence GTGAGCGGACGCATGCGGCTGACGCCGACCGTCGGCCTGGCCGTCGTCTGGATCCTGCTCTGGGGCAACGTGTCCTGGGGCAACGTGGTTGCGGGGCTCGCGGTCGCCGTGGTGGTGCAGCTCCTCTTCCCGCTGCCGCGGGTCATGTCCGGGGTGCGGGTGCACCCGTGGGGCTTCCTCGTGCTGCTGGGTGCCTTCCTGCGTGACCTCGTCGTCGCCAGCGTCTGGGTCGCCTGGCTCGCGGTCCGGCCCCGGCCGATCAGCAAGGGCACCGTCATCGAGGTGCAGCTGACCGAGCGGGACGACCTGCTGCGCACCGCGGTGGCCGAGCTCACCTCCCTGGTGCCCGGCACCGTCGTCGTCGACCTCGAGCCGGAGGACGGGATCCTCGTCATGCACGTGCTGGACCGCAGCGACCCCGCCGACCTGCAGGCCGAGCGCGACCGGGTGGGCCGGCTGGAGCGTCGGGTGCGCCGCGCCCTCGGTCGTGAGGAGGTGGCCCGGTGA
- a CDS encoding monovalent cation/H+ antiporter complex subunit F, with the protein MTVLVVLIVSMLLVSALLAVWRLVTGPTVLNRTLASDLLISIVICALGVEAVVGEHSTTLPILVSLSLVGFVATVAVSRFVAGDTDAAAPPDKADEATFPSGFAEDRGVEDDGSSR; encoded by the coding sequence GTGACCGTCCTCGTGGTGCTGATCGTGTCGATGCTGCTCGTCTCCGCCCTCCTGGCCGTATGGCGGCTCGTCACCGGCCCGACGGTGCTCAACCGCACGCTGGCCAGCGACCTGCTGATCAGCATCGTCATCTGCGCGCTCGGGGTGGAGGCGGTCGTCGGGGAGCACTCGACGACGCTGCCGATCCTGGTGTCGCTGTCCCTGGTGGGCTTCGTGGCGACGGTGGCGGTGTCCCGGTTCGTGGCCGGGGACACCGACGCGGCCGCCCCGCCGGACAAGGCCGACGAGGCCACCTTCCCCAGCGGCTTCGCGGAGGACCGCGGGGTCGAGGACGACGGGAGCAGCCGATGA
- the mnhG gene encoding monovalent cation/H(+) antiporter subunit G, translating to MNPDHVADVVALVFLTLGSMLCLCAAIALVRFPDLLSRMHAATKPQTLGLLLVLLGVGVGRHAGLDVGMLLLVAVFQLATAPVSSHLLSRAAVHTGQATGVREDQRVPRKDAGQGPSSQRLPHEDAGQPPPSDPAD from the coding sequence ATGAACCCCGACCACGTGGCGGACGTCGTCGCCCTCGTCTTCCTCACGCTCGGGTCGATGCTCTGCCTGTGCGCGGCGATCGCGCTGGTGAGGTTCCCCGACCTGCTGTCCCGGATGCACGCGGCGACCAAGCCGCAGACCCTCGGGCTGCTGCTCGTCCTGCTCGGGGTCGGGGTCGGCCGGCACGCCGGGCTGGACGTCGGGATGCTGCTGCTCGTCGCGGTCTTCCAGCTGGCGACGGCCCCGGTGTCCTCCCACCTGCTGAGCCGGGCCGCGGTCCACACCGGTCAGGCGACGGGGGTCCGGGAGGACCAGCGGGTGCCCCGCAAGGACGCCGGGCAGGGCCCGTCGTCCCAGCGGCTGCCCCACGAGGACGCCGGGCAGCCCCCGCCGTCCGACCCTGCGGACTGA
- a CDS encoding formate--tetrahydrofolate ligase, translating to MDTKPFPSDIEIARSADLAPIPEVAATVGIDASHLIPYGPHVAKVELAVIDEMRDLPDAKYVVVTAITPTPLGEGKTTTAVGLAQGLARIGRKPVLALRQPSLGPVFGVKGGAAGGGYSQIVPMEMLNLHLTGDFHAITAAHNLLAAMVANHLHFGNELGLDDIQWRRVMDVNDRSLRHIIEGCGAKTDGVTRQAGFDITAASEVMVIMALATSLRDLRERLGRIVVGFTKDKKPVTAEQIGAAGAMCVLLKDALKPNLMQTLEHTPAFIHTGPFGNIAIGNSSIIADRVGIKAGDILLTEAGFAADMGAERFFNVKCRAAGLTPQAAVLVATVRALKSHSGRYEVKAGKPLPEGMLLESPEDVEAGCDNLRKHIQIIQDFGVQPVVAINAFPTDHPSEHAVIRRVAEEMGARCAVSTHVKDGGAGAEDLARTVVEACNDEVHFTPTYDFEDSLETKIRKVATKVYGANGISLDPAAAKALAMYTDQGYGHLPVLIAKTQMSLSHDPTLKGAPRGWTLPVREVRLAAGAGYVYAICGSMMTMPGLSKSPAAMRIDIDADGNTVGLF from the coding sequence GTGGACACAAAGCCGTTTCCCTCAGACATCGAGATCGCGCGATCCGCTGATCTCGCCCCCATCCCCGAGGTCGCCGCCACCGTCGGCATCGACGCCTCGCACCTGATCCCCTACGGCCCGCACGTGGCCAAGGTGGAGCTCGCCGTCATCGACGAGATGCGGGACCTGCCCGACGCGAAGTACGTCGTGGTCACCGCCATCACCCCCACCCCGCTCGGCGAGGGCAAGACCACCACGGCGGTCGGCCTCGCCCAGGGCCTGGCGCGCATCGGCCGCAAGCCGGTCCTGGCGCTGCGACAGCCCTCCCTCGGGCCCGTTTTCGGGGTCAAGGGCGGCGCGGCCGGCGGCGGCTACAGCCAGATCGTCCCGATGGAGATGCTCAACCTGCACCTCACGGGCGACTTCCACGCCATCACCGCGGCGCACAACCTGCTCGCCGCGATGGTCGCCAACCACCTGCACTTCGGCAACGAGCTCGGGCTCGACGACATCCAGTGGCGCCGGGTCATGGACGTCAACGACCGCTCGCTGCGGCACATCATCGAGGGCTGCGGCGCCAAGACCGACGGCGTGACGCGCCAGGCCGGATTCGACATCACCGCGGCGTCCGAGGTCATGGTCATCATGGCCCTCGCCACCTCGCTGCGGGACCTGCGCGAGCGCCTCGGCCGCATCGTCGTCGGCTTCACCAAGGACAAGAAGCCCGTCACCGCGGAGCAGATCGGCGCGGCGGGCGCGATGTGCGTGCTGCTCAAGGACGCCCTCAAGCCCAACCTGATGCAGACCCTGGAGCACACCCCGGCCTTCATCCACACCGGCCCCTTCGGCAACATCGCCATCGGCAACTCCTCGATCATCGCCGACCGCGTCGGCATCAAGGCCGGCGACATCCTCCTGACCGAGGCGGGGTTCGCCGCCGACATGGGCGCCGAGCGGTTCTTCAACGTCAAGTGCCGCGCCGCCGGGCTCACCCCGCAGGCCGCCGTGCTCGTCGCCACGGTCCGGGCCCTCAAGTCCCACTCCGGGCGCTACGAGGTCAAGGCCGGCAAGCCGCTGCCCGAGGGGATGCTGCTCGAGTCGCCCGAGGACGTCGAAGCGGGCTGCGACAACCTGCGCAAGCATATCCAGATCATCCAGGACTTCGGGGTGCAGCCGGTCGTCGCCATCAACGCCTTCCCCACCGACCACCCGTCCGAGCACGCGGTGATCCGACGCGTCGCGGAGGAGATGGGCGCGCGCTGCGCCGTGTCCACCCACGTCAAGGACGGCGGCGCCGGCGCCGAGGACCTCGCCCGCACGGTCGTCGAGGCCTGCAACGACGAGGTCCACTTCACCCCGACCTACGACTTCGAGGACTCCCTGGAGACCAAGATCCGCAAGGTCGCCACCAAGGTGTATGGCGCCAACGGGATCTCGCTCGACCCCGCCGCGGCCAAGGCCCTCGCGATGTACACCGACCAGGGCTACGGCCACCTGCCCGTGCTCATCGCCAAGACCCAGATGTCGCTGTCCCACGACCCGACCCTCAAGGGCGCGCCGCGCGGCTGGACGCTGCCGGTGCGCGAGGTGCGGCTCGCCGCCGGAGCCGGCTACGTCTACGCGATCTGCGGGTCGATGATGACGATGCCGGGCCTGTCGAAGTCCCCCGCCGCGATGCGCATCGACATCGACGCCGACGGCAACACGGTGGGGCTCTTCTAG
- a CDS encoding DUF6767 domain-containing protein, which produces MARHVPTPRCPVRPGEPCGLCHPGATGPADCGVVYLALSDPDLREAYRLAREAARRAAG; this is translated from the coding sequence ATGGCTCGTCACGTCCCCACGCCCCGGTGCCCCGTCCGGCCCGGCGAGCCCTGCGGGCTGTGCCACCCGGGGGCCACCGGGCCCGCCGACTGCGGCGTCGTCTACCTCGCCCTGTCCGACCCCGACCTGCGGGAGGCCTACCGCCTCGCCCGCGAGGCCGCACGCCGGGCCGCCGGGTAG
- a CDS encoding class I SAM-dependent methyltransferase, with translation MTNAHRGRFAGVSRRDADQGESARANKGWWDAEAGDYYAEHGAFLGDADLVWGPEGLRESDARILGPAEALVGLRVLEVGGGAAQGGRWLAEQGAVVVSTDLSTGMLAQARSIDARRADGIRAGNVDAGSSVGTVGAALPLLACDAAALPFADASFDLVMTAYGAVPFVADSAAVMREAARVLRRGGRFVFSTTHPVRWAFPDVPGEAGLTATSSYFDRSPYVEEDDQGRALYVEHHRTLGDRVREITAAGLRLVDLVEPEWPAGHDQVWGGWSPLRGRLIPGSAIYVCERPA, from the coding sequence ATGACGAACGCCCACCGCGGCCGCTTCGCCGGTGTCAGCCGGCGGGACGCCGACCAGGGCGAGTCGGCCCGGGCCAACAAGGGCTGGTGGGACGCCGAGGCGGGCGACTACTACGCCGAGCACGGCGCCTTCCTGGGTGACGCCGACCTGGTGTGGGGCCCGGAGGGGCTGCGGGAGTCCGATGCCCGGATCCTCGGCCCGGCCGAGGCGCTCGTCGGGCTGCGGGTCCTTGAGGTCGGCGGTGGCGCGGCCCAGGGTGGCCGGTGGCTGGCGGAGCAGGGTGCGGTCGTGGTGTCGACGGACCTGTCGACGGGGATGCTCGCGCAGGCGCGCAGCATCGACGCGCGGCGGGCGGACGGCATACGGGCCGGCAACGTGGACGCGGGGAGCTCAGTGGGAACGGTGGGCGCGGCGCTCCCCCTGCTGGCGTGCGACGCAGCGGCGCTCCCCTTCGCGGACGCGAGCTTCGACCTGGTGATGACGGCGTACGGCGCGGTGCCGTTCGTCGCCGACTCGGCCGCGGTGATGCGGGAGGCGGCGCGTGTGCTGCGCCGGGGCGGTCGGTTCGTCTTCTCGACGACGCACCCGGTGCGGTGGGCCTTCCCGGACGTGCCGGGCGAGGCGGGGCTGACCGCGACCAGCTCCTACTTCGACCGCTCGCCGTACGTCGAGGAGGACGACCAGGGACGCGCGCTCTACGTCGAGCACCACCGCACCCTCGGCGACCGGGTCCGCGAGATCACGGCCGCGGGGCTGCGCCTGGTGGACCTCGTCGAGCCCGAGTGGCCGGCGGGGCACGATCAGGTGTGGGGCGGCTGGAGCCCGCTGCGGGGGCGGCTGATCCCCGGCAGCGCGATCTACGTGTGCGAGCGCCCGGCGTAG
- the rpsA gene encoding 30S ribosomal protein S1: MTASPVEKTAPQVAINDIGSEEDFLAAIDETIKYFNDGDIVDGVIVKVDRDEVLLDIGYMTEGVIPSRELSIKHDVDPSEVVSVGDEVEALVLQKEDKEGRLILSKKRAQYERAWGTVEKVKEEDGVVTGTVIEVVKGGLILDIGLRGFLPASLVEMRRVRDLQPYVGKEIEAKIIELDKNRNNVVLSRRAWLEQTQSEVRTTFLKELGKGQVRSGVVSSIVNFGAFVDLGGVDGLVHVSELSWKHIDHPSEVVEVGQEVTVEVLDVDMDRERVSLSLKATQEDPWQHFARTHAIGQVVPGKVTKLVPFGAFVRVEEGIEGLVHISELAERHVELPEQVVNVGDDIFVRVIDIDLERRRISLSLKQANDASVVSDEFDPTQYGMAAEYDDQGNYKYPEGFDPETNEWLEGYDKQREAWEKQYAEAHSLWEAHKTQVEEAAKADAEAATSGDAAPTSYSSGGVSESVSASSGEGTLASDEALAALREKLTGSN; this comes from the coding sequence ATGACTGCCAGCCCGGTCGAAAAGACCGCCCCTCAGGTCGCGATCAACGACATCGGATCTGAGGAGGACTTCCTCGCCGCGATCGACGAGACCATCAAGTACTTCAACGACGGAGACATCGTCGACGGTGTCATCGTCAAGGTCGACCGGGACGAGGTCCTGCTCGACATCGGTTACATGACCGAGGGTGTCATCCCGAGCCGCGAGCTCTCGATCAAGCACGACGTCGACCCGTCCGAGGTCGTTTCCGTGGGCGACGAGGTCGAGGCCCTGGTCCTCCAGAAGGAGGACAAGGAGGGTCGTCTGATCCTGTCCAAGAAGCGCGCCCAGTACGAGCGCGCCTGGGGCACGGTGGAGAAGGTCAAGGAGGAGGACGGCGTCGTCACCGGCACCGTCATCGAGGTCGTCAAGGGCGGCCTCATCCTCGACATCGGGCTGCGCGGCTTCCTGCCCGCCTCGCTCGTCGAGATGCGTCGCGTCCGCGACCTCCAGCCGTACGTCGGCAAGGAGATCGAGGCCAAGATCATCGAGCTCGACAAGAACCGCAACAACGTGGTCCTGTCGCGCCGTGCGTGGCTGGAGCAGACCCAGTCCGAGGTCCGCACCACCTTCCTCAAGGAGCTCGGCAAGGGCCAGGTCCGGTCCGGTGTCGTGTCCTCGATCGTCAACTTCGGTGCCTTCGTGGACCTGGGTGGCGTCGACGGTCTCGTCCACGTCTCCGAGCTGTCCTGGAAGCACATCGACCACCCGTCCGAGGTCGTCGAGGTCGGCCAGGAGGTCACCGTCGAGGTGCTCGACGTGGACATGGACCGCGAGCGTGTCTCCCTGTCGCTGAAGGCGACCCAGGAGGACCCGTGGCAGCACTTCGCCCGCACCCACGCCATCGGCCAGGTCGTGCCGGGCAAGGTCACCAAGCTCGTCCCCTTCGGTGCGTTCGTGCGCGTCGAGGAGGGCATCGAGGGTCTGGTCCACATCTCCGAGCTGGCCGAGCGCCACGTGGAGCTGCCGGAGCAGGTCGTCAACGTGGGCGACGACATCTTCGTCCGCGTCATCGACATCGACCTTGAGCGTCGCCGCATCTCGCTGTCGCTCAAGCAGGCCAACGACGCGTCCGTCGTCTCCGACGAGTTCGACCCGACGCAGTACGGCATGGCCGCCGAGTACGACGACCAGGGCAACTACAAGTACCCCGAGGGCTTCGACCCCGAGACCAACGAGTGGCTCGAGGGCTACGACAAGCAGCGCGAGGCCTGGGAGAAGCAGTACGCCGAGGCCCACTCGCTGTGGGAGGCCCACAAGACGCAGGTCGAGGAGGCCGCCAAGGCCGACGCCGAGGCTGCGACCTCGGGCGACGCCGCGCCGACGTCCTACTCCTCCGGCGGTGTCTCGGAGAGCGTCTCCGCGTCCTCCGGCGAGGGCACCCTGGCCTCCGACGAGGCGCTGGCCGCGCTGCGCGAGAAGCTCACCGGCTCCAACTGA
- the coaE gene encoding dephospho-CoA kinase, giving the protein MMRIGLTGGIGSGKSTVARRLRERGAVVVDADQVAREIVAPGSAGLRAVQERFGAGVVGPDGSLDRAALGAVVFGDERSRRELEEITHPLIAARTAELMDGAGDDAIIVHDVPLLVEKHLGPAYHLVVVVDAPTEDRVRRLVEQRGMSEADARARMEHQVSDEQRRAAADVLLDNTGTEDDLVASVDRLWEDRLVPFEHNLRGRVRARRPDVPTLVDYDETWPQQAQRLIERICRGMGELVPEIEHIGSTAVPGLAGKDVIDLQIGVADLHDADAPEFVERLEALGFPRSAGNTMDNVKDEVPDPSMWVKRFHGSCDPGRVVHVHVRETEGAGWQYALLYRDWLRADEQARADYLAEKQRLAATCATTSEYAEAKEPWFNHIWPRMQAWARHSGWHS; this is encoded by the coding sequence ATGATGCGCATCGGTCTCACCGGAGGTATCGGATCGGGCAAGTCGACGGTGGCCCGTCGGCTCCGGGAGCGGGGCGCCGTGGTGGTCGACGCGGACCAGGTGGCCCGCGAGATAGTCGCCCCGGGCAGTGCGGGGTTGCGGGCCGTGCAGGAGCGGTTCGGAGCGGGGGTGGTGGGCCCGGACGGCTCCCTGGACCGGGCTGCGCTGGGCGCGGTCGTCTTCGGCGACGAGCGCAGCCGCCGCGAGCTGGAGGAGATCACGCACCCCCTGATCGCCGCGCGCACCGCCGAGCTCATGGACGGAGCCGGCGACGACGCCATCATCGTCCATGACGTGCCGCTGCTCGTGGAGAAGCACCTCGGGCCCGCCTACCACCTGGTGGTGGTCGTCGACGCCCCCACCGAGGACCGGGTGCGCCGCCTCGTCGAGCAGCGCGGCATGAGCGAGGCCGACGCGCGGGCTCGCATGGAGCACCAGGTGAGCGACGAGCAGCGGCGCGCCGCCGCGGACGTCCTCCTGGACAACACCGGCACGGAGGACGACCTCGTGGCGTCGGTCGACCGGCTCTGGGAGGACCGGCTGGTGCCCTTCGAGCACAACCTGCGGGGGCGGGTGCGGGCCCGGCGGCCGGACGTGCCGACGCTGGTCGACTACGACGAGACCTGGCCGCAGCAGGCGCAGCGGCTCATCGAGCGGATCTGCCGGGGGATGGGCGAGCTGGTCCCCGAGATCGAGCACATCGGCTCGACGGCGGTCCCCGGTCTGGCGGGCAAGGACGTCATCGACCTGCAGATCGGTGTGGCGGACCTGCACGACGCCGACGCCCCGGAGTTCGTCGAGCGGCTGGAGGCGCTGGGCTTCCCGCGGTCGGCGGGCAACACCATGGACAACGTCAAGGACGAGGTGCCCGACCCCTCGATGTGGGTCAAGAGGTTCCACGGCAGCTGCGACCCGGGGCGGGTCGTGCACGTGCACGTCCGCGAGACCGAGGGCGCCGGCTGGCAGTACGCCCTGCTCTACCGCGACTGGCTGCGGGCCGACGAGCAGGCACGGGCGGACTACCTGGCGGAGAAGCAGCGGCTGGCGGCCACGTGCGCCACCACCAGCGAGTATGCCGAGGCCAAGGAGCCGTGGTTCAACCACATCTGGCCGCGGATGCAGGCGTGGGCGCGGCACTCGGGCTGGCACTCCTGA